AGCTGGCTATCGCTCGCAGGAAGTTGACCTGAGAGTGAAAGGATTATGCGCTGACTGTACCTGAACGGTCCGATTCATAAATGCGGAGCACACCGGGATTGCGGAGCACAGCGGGATATTGGTGAAAGAATCAGCGATGATTTTGCGTAAGGGCGTTAAGGCGCTATTTTTTTTATTGCTACTGGCGTTATCGCTGGTGCCGGTTCTTCAGGCGGCACATGCGCTTACGCACTTTGCGCCCGCTAATACCATTGGCATTTCCGAGCCGGATGGCGGCAAGGAAGTCAGCGGGTCCGTGGCCGAAGCGGATGCGAACGCGGGTTTCGACAGCGACAGGTTTTGTCTCGACTGCCTCGCTCTGGCAGGATTGGGCATTCTCCTTCCTGTTCTGGCATTCTGTTTCTTCGCCCAACCCGCGCGTCAACCGCTACCGCACCTCACCGCGCTGTTCATTGTCCCCCATTTCTCTTCTCCCTACCTCACCCGCGCACCCCCGCTAGCGTAATCCCTCGCTTTCCATGCGGCTGACCTGATCGAATAGTCATTATCCCGGCGGCTCACGCCGGTCTAATCCCGATTTAGGTCCTGCCTGCCTATCCTTGCTCACCCATGTGGCTTGCCACGTGAAGTGTTCGCACGCGATCTGCCGTTAATTTTCTGAAGAATTGGCATGAACTATTCAGGTTGTAATCCGCCGGATCTGCCTTGCTCCGGCGCGACAGGAATCGCAGGCAATACCACTCTGCGCAGGACTCGCGTAAGCGCGAACCTTAGCTGGAAGCTGCCTGCCGCGATTGTGTTTGCTCTGTTCCAAATCTCTGCTCAAGCTCAGGGTTCCGGGGCGGACAAAGTATTAACGCCCGTCGTGGTGACGTCGACGCCATTTGAGAATCGTAGCGAACTGGACATGGCTCAACCTGTTTCCGTGTTGCGCGGTGATGATCTGCGCCGCAAGCGGGAAGCAAGCCTGGGCGATACGCTTTCGCGCGAACTGGGCGTCGCGTCGACCTCATTCGGGCCGGGAGCCGGCCGTCCCATCATTCGCGGCCTTGATGGGCCGCGGGTGAGGGTGCTGGAGAACGGAATCGGCACGATGGATATCTCCTCCATCAGCCCGGATCATGCGGTAACGACGGAATCGCTCAATGCTTCTCAGATCGAGATTTTGCGGGGTCCGGCAACATTGCTCTATGGCAGCGGTGCTTCGGGGGGAGTAGTCAATGTCGTGAATATGCGTATCCCAAACCAGTTGTTCAAATCCCCAAAAGGAGACTTTGAAGTCCGGGGAAATACTGCAACGGAAGAACGCACCGGTGCCTTCAATGCGGCTGGGAGCATGAGGCAGATGTCATGGAGCGTTGGCGGCTTCAAGCGTAAGACCGATGATTACCATATTCCGGGCCGAGCCAATGAGAGCGATCCGACCAGCCGAAAAGGCATTGTCGAAAACAGCGCGGTAAATTCGGGTGGTTTGTCCGGAGGGGCATCCTTCGTGGGCGAGCGGGGCTTCTTGGGTGGATCGATAGCCCACCTGGAAAGCAAATACGGCATACCCGGTCCTGAGGGCGCACGGATCGATCTCAAGCAGACCCGCTACGATTTCTCGGGTGAGTTGGACAAGCCCATTGCCGGGTTCGAGAAGCTGAAAGTACGGATGGGATACAACGATTACAAGCATGCCGAAATCGAGCGCACCGGAGAGATTGCAACTCGATTTAAGAATCAGGCACTCGAAAGCCGTGCCGAGCTCTTGCATGAGCCCGTGGCGAACTGGAAGGGCGTAATAGGCGTTCAGTTCCGCGATCGCCACTTTTCAGCCCTTGGCGCGGAGACAGTGGTACCTGTTACCAGATCGCATTCGGTGGGCGTATTTTTGATCGAAGAGCGCAACTGGAACCGATGGCGCCTCGAACTCGGCGGACGGGGGGAGTATGCTGCGCAGGACCCCAAGGGCGACCTTCTCCCCTCGCGCTCATTTGGACTCTACAACGCATCCGCGGGCGCGTTATGGAAATTCATGGAAGGCTACGGGTTGGGCCTTACAGCCATCCGGGGACAACGCGCGCCGGCAACGGAAGAACTGTACATAAAAGGTGCGCACCATGGCACGGCCACCTTTCAGACGGGCGACAGTGACTTGAGCAGCGAGACCACCAGCAATATCGACCTTGCGCTACGCAAGACCACTGGTGCCGTGACCTGGAAAGTCAATGCATTCCATAACTGGATCAGCAACTATATTTTTGTGCGCAGTGCCGACATTAATGGTGATGGCGTGGCCGATCGTGCGGACGATACGGGAACACTCGATCCCAATGGTGAATTTCTGGTGCAAAATTTTACACAGGCTGGAGCCAGATTTTACGGAGCAGAAGCGGAAGCGATATTTACCATAAAACCGGACGAAATCAAATTACGCCTTTTTACCGATTATGTACGTGGAAAACTGGATAGTGGGGGAAATGTGCCGCGACTTACACCGTGGCGATTTGGAGTGGAGTTCAATCATCGGACCGGGCCATGGACATCGAACATAAGCGCAACTCGGGTCATGCGCCAAAACCACGTGGCAGAGCTGGAAAGCAGCACGCCCGGTTACACTCTCTTAAATGTGGAGCTGAGTTACCGAATCAAGCAAACGCGATCGAATGGCATCAAAATCTTCCTTCAAGGCCGGAATCTTCTTAATGAAGAGATGCGGGTTCATACCTCCTTCCTGAAGGATTTTGCACCGCTGCCGGGACGAGCCCTGGTGGCCGGCCTGAGAGGTGAGTTTTAAATCGTGGGGCCGTTTCGAGATATACGCGTTTCCGTCGCAAAGAAGGCGCACGTGGCTTGAGTCATGGCTCAGCTGGCTATCAAGCCTTCGTGGAATGTGGCACACTTCGGGATTGCATTTGATATCAGGTATGCTGATCCGTGTCGTCTTACGAACTTTTTATTGGTTTGCGCTATACCCGTGCCAAGCGCCGTAATCACTTCATCTCTTTCATTTCCCTGATCTCCCTGCTCGGCATTACGCTGGGCATGACCGCACTCATTACCGTCATGTCGGTGATGAACGGTTTCCAAAAAGAAGTCAGGACACGAATTCTCGGCGTGGCATCTCACATCCAGGTGAGTGGGATAGACGGCAAGCTCACGGGGTGGCGGCATGTTGCGGGGGAAGCACTCGGACATCCGGAGGTGGAAGCAGCGGCGCCCTATGTCAGCGCACAAGGCATGGTGTCGCATGATCAAATCGTCAGCGGCGTTGCGGTGAGAGGTGTGTTGCCGGAAATGGAGAACGACGTAGCTGATTTCGCCAGTATGATGGTCGATGGCGAAATCACCAGTCTCGCACCCGGCGGGTTCGGTATGGTCATTGGTCGGGAACTGGCGAGGGCTTTAGGCGTATTTACCGGCGATAAGATCGTATTGATCTCGCCTCAAGGGCAGGTAACGCCGGCAGGCATTTTGCCGCGCCTCAAGCAGTTCACGATTACGGGCATTTTCCAGGCGGGGCATATCGAGTATGACTCCGGCCTGGTGCTCATCCATTTGGCGGATGCACAAAAGCTGTACCGTATGGGCGATGATGAGGTTTCCGGTGTCCGGCTCAAGTTGCGCGACCTGTTCCATGCGCCGCAAGTTGCCCAGGAACTCGCGCCCATGATCTCCACGGAAGTATACATCAGCGACTGGAGTCGGCAGCATGCCAACTATTTCCGCGCGATCCAGATCGAAAAGCGGATGCTATCGCTTATCCTTGCTCTCATTATCGCGGTGGCGGCGTTCAATATCGTATCCACGCTGGTGATGGCAGTAACCGACAAACAGCCTGATATCGCCATCTTACGCACGCTTGGCGCCAGTCCGCGCAGCATAATGAAGATTTTCATCGTGCAAGGCACCCTGATCGGTGTCCTTGGAACGACGCTGGGAGTCTTCGGGGGCGTGCTGCTGGCATATAACATTGAGGTGGTGATCGCCGCAATCGAGCGCGTGTTCAGCATCCAGTTCCTTTCGCCGGAAGTTTATTACATAAGCGAAATCCCTTCGGACCTTCAACTCGCCGACGTAGTCGCGGTGGCAGCGGTATCGTTTGTTCTTACTTTGCTTGCGACGCTTTATCCGAGTTATCGTGCTTCAAAGGTCAACCCCGCCGAGGCGCTCAGGTATGAATGAGCGCATCATTTCCTGCTGCAACCTGCGCAAGAGTTACTATCAGGGAAAGCTTGAAGTGCCCGTACTGATGGGGATAGACCTGGATGTGGCAAAGGGCGATACGGTGGCGA
The window above is part of the Nitrosospira sp. Is2 genome. Proteins encoded here:
- a CDS encoding lipoprotein-releasing ABC transporter permease subunit; the encoded protein is MSSYELFIGLRYTRAKRRNHFISFISLISLLGITLGMTALITVMSVMNGFQKEVRTRILGVASHIQVSGIDGKLTGWRHVAGEALGHPEVEAAAPYVSAQGMVSHDQIVSGVAVRGVLPEMENDVADFASMMVDGEITSLAPGGFGMVIGRELARALGVFTGDKIVLISPQGQVTPAGILPRLKQFTITGIFQAGHIEYDSGLVLIHLADAQKLYRMGDDEVSGVRLKLRDLFHAPQVAQELAPMISTEVYISDWSRQHANYFRAIQIEKRMLSLILALIIAVAAFNIVSTLVMAVTDKQPDIAILRTLGASPRSIMKIFIVQGTLIGVLGTTLGVFGGVLLAYNIEVVIAAIERVFSIQFLSPEVYYISEIPSDLQLADVVAVAAVSFVLTLLATLYPSYRASKVNPAEALRYE
- a CDS encoding TonB-dependent receptor; its protein translation is MNYSGCNPPDLPCSGATGIAGNTTLRRTRVSANLSWKLPAAIVFALFQISAQAQGSGADKVLTPVVVTSTPFENRSELDMAQPVSVLRGDDLRRKREASLGDTLSRELGVASTSFGPGAGRPIIRGLDGPRVRVLENGIGTMDISSISPDHAVTTESLNASQIEILRGPATLLYGSGASGGVVNVVNMRIPNQLFKSPKGDFEVRGNTATEERTGAFNAAGSMRQMSWSVGGFKRKTDDYHIPGRANESDPTSRKGIVENSAVNSGGLSGGASFVGERGFLGGSIAHLESKYGIPGPEGARIDLKQTRYDFSGELDKPIAGFEKLKVRMGYNDYKHAEIERTGEIATRFKNQALESRAELLHEPVANWKGVIGVQFRDRHFSALGAETVVPVTRSHSVGVFLIEERNWNRWRLELGGRGEYAAQDPKGDLLPSRSFGLYNASAGALWKFMEGYGLGLTAIRGQRAPATEELYIKGAHHGTATFQTGDSDLSSETTSNIDLALRKTTGAVTWKVNAFHNWISNYIFVRSADINGDGVADRADDTGTLDPNGEFLVQNFTQAGARFYGAEAEAIFTIKPDEIKLRLFTDYVRGKLDSGGNVPRLTPWRFGVEFNHRTGPWTSNISATRVMRQNHVAELESSTPGYTLLNVELSYRIKQTRSNGIKIFLQGRNLLNEEMRVHTSFLKDFAPLPGRALVAGLRGEF